In Nitrosopumilus sp., one DNA window encodes the following:
- a CDS encoding cation transporter: protein MGRITCHSVSDTVNQILLLLGIKLSTRPANELHQFGFGKPQFFWLFILAIM, encoded by the coding sequence GTGGGCAGAATCACATGTCATTCTGTATCCGATACAGTAAACCAAATTCTATTGTTATTGGGTATAAAATTAAGCACAAGACCTGCAAATGAGTTACACCAATTTGGATTTGGAAAACCACAGTTTTTCTGGTTATTTATTCTGGCAATCATGTGA
- a CDS encoding circularly permuted type 2 ATP-grasp protein, translating to MHIDSLPSQSIDFSKTESYNEAIDNNLLIRKEYVQFFKNIQNPRLFRLREKAMSADLTAYLEGFTYNVKSDEYNAVPMDFVPRIISSDNFQIIEDGIKQRAKTLNMFLKDVYSEVKTIVPDELVVGSEYFNPDLIGHLPKNDIFIQVYGADLLYNGKTYYVIEDNLRVPSGVTYPSKIREMSDGYLNVLKKGYKLQPYKPWTFLYQAMKDASWTKNPFMVLLTDGTGGAAYFEHMYLSKLIGIPLVEAGDIYVTDSGHIVAKIPGEGEIQIDVIYRRVEDLDVFVPGLTKAYIDGKVALVNSPGTGVADDKLVYSYVPELIRHYLSEEPILEQPKSYNPTIPEELESALQNIENLVVKERGGYGGMGTVIPRDHPKSKRGPLIEKIQQEITENPDNYLLQETLDFSTTITRESFSPLILRDSYVDLRVFSYYAEDGPHVPPGGLSRFARHGRITNNSSGGGVKDTWIVNLDG from the coding sequence ATGCATATTGACTCTCTTCCATCACAATCAATTGATTTTTCAAAAACTGAGAGTTATAACGAAGCAATAGATAATAATTTGTTGATACGAAAGGAATACGTACAATTTTTTAAAAATATTCAAAATCCTCGATTATTTCGATTGCGTGAAAAGGCCATGTCTGCAGATCTTACAGCGTATTTGGAGGGATTCACATACAATGTAAAATCAGATGAATATAATGCAGTTCCAATGGATTTTGTTCCTCGAATAATATCTTCCGATAATTTTCAAATAATTGAAGATGGAATCAAACAACGAGCAAAAACGTTAAACATGTTTCTAAAAGATGTGTACAGTGAGGTAAAAACAATTGTTCCTGATGAATTAGTTGTAGGTTCAGAATATTTTAACCCTGATCTAATTGGGCATTTGCCAAAAAATGATATTTTCATTCAAGTTTATGGAGCAGATCTTCTATACAATGGAAAAACGTATTATGTAATTGAGGATAATTTACGAGTTCCAAGTGGAGTTACCTATCCTTCAAAAATTCGTGAAATGAGCGATGGATATCTAAATGTTTTGAAAAAAGGGTATAAACTTCAACCATACAAACCATGGACATTTCTATACCAGGCTATGAAAGATGCATCATGGACAAAAAATCCTTTCATGGTATTACTTACAGATGGAACTGGAGGTGCTGCATACTTTGAGCATATGTATCTTTCAAAATTAATAGGAATCCCACTAGTAGAAGCTGGTGATATCTATGTAACAGATTCTGGACATATCGTAGCAAAGATCCCTGGTGAAGGCGAAATCCAAATTGATGTCATTTATAGAAGAGTTGAAGATTTGGATGTGTTTGTACCAGGACTTACAAAAGCATACATTGATGGAAAAGTTGCATTAGTCAACTCACCTGGAACTGGAGTTGCAGACGACAAACTAGTGTATTCTTATGTTCCTGAATTAATACGCCATTATCTTTCTGAAGAACCAATTTTAGAGCAACCAAAATCCTACAATCCAACCATTCCTGAAGAATTAGAAAGTGCACTTCAAAATATAGAAAATCTTGTAGTAAAAGAAAGGGGAGGATATGGTGGAATGGGAACTGTAATACCACGTGATCATCCAAAATCTAAAAGAGGACCTCTGATTGAAAAAATACAACAAGAGATTACTGAAAACCCAGATAATTATCTTCTACAAGAAACATTGGATTTTTCCACCACCATTACCAGAGAATCATTTAGTCCTTTAATCTTACGAGATTCATATGTTGATCTTAGAGTGTTTTCATATTATGCAGAGGATGGTCCACATGTTCCACCTGGTGGATTATCTAGATTTGCAAGGCATGGAAGAATAACAAATAATTCTTCAGGTGGAGGAGTTAAAGATACTTGGATTGTTAATTTAGATGGATAA
- a CDS encoding ion transporter, whose protein sequence is MANKIIQRVYDVLEGTTNDKFTKSFQIFIITLIAVNVLVVIIETEESVLDEYGYLFTPFEIFSVIIFTAEYIGRIVVYKLNPKYNNSKYGLVRLLVSPMMLVDLAAILPFFLPFIITDTRFIRIIRLLRLFRLFKLSRYSEPMQTLGIVFKSKAGDLAVAFFILFIVLIFASSLMYHAEHEAQPDVFSSIPASMWWGIVTLTTIGYGDVYPVTIPGKLIAAGVAVIGIAVYAIPTGIMASAFTEELRRKRSQDSKCPHCGKEITNM, encoded by the coding sequence GTGGCCAATAAAATAATACAACGAGTATATGATGTTCTTGAAGGTACTACTAATGATAAATTCACAAAAAGTTTTCAAATATTCATAATTACACTGATTGCTGTAAATGTATTAGTTGTAATTATTGAAACAGAAGAGTCTGTTTTAGATGAATACGGTTATCTTTTTACCCCATTTGAAATCTTTTCTGTTATTATTTTTACTGCTGAATATATTGGAAGGATCGTTGTTTACAAATTAAATCCAAAATACAATAATTCAAAATATGGATTGGTTAGGTTACTTGTTTCACCAATGATGTTAGTTGATTTAGCTGCAATATTGCCATTCTTCTTACCATTTATAATTACAGATACTAGATTCATTAGAATAATTCGTCTCTTGAGATTATTTAGATTATTCAAACTTTCAAGATATTCTGAACCAATGCAAACTCTTGGTATAGTATTCAAATCAAAAGCAGGTGATTTAGCAGTTGCATTTTTTATTCTTTTTATAGTGTTAATTTTTGCGTCTAGTTTGATGTATCATGCTGAACATGAAGCTCAACCCGATGTCTTTTCTAGTATACCTGCTTCTATGTGGTGGGGGATAGTAACCCTTACAACAATTGGGTATGGTGATGTCTATCCTGTCACAATACCTGGAAAATTAATTGCTGCTGGTGTGGCAGTTATTGGAATTGCAGTATATGCCATTCCCACAGGTATTATGGCATCTGCTTTTACTGAAGAGCTTAGAAGGAAAAGATCTCAAGATAGTAAATGTCCACATTGTGGTAAAGAAATAACAAATATGTGA